The segment GTAAAATACAAGTATTCTCTGAAATTAGTGCCGAAGATGAAGCTAAATTTGAGTTTTATATAGGTTGTGAAAAATATGAGAAGTTTAAGCTACTTGTAGATAGGAGCGATGCTGAGTTCAATAAAGGAGAGTGGAAAGAGATATCTGATTACGCAGATGAAAAAACAATCACTATCTACTATACTGCCGAGGCTAGAGCTACATCAGAAGAGAGCATTAGCATAGAGGGCTTATAACTGCTAAGTAAATTATAAAAAAATCTATAAAATTATATAAATATTTTATAGATTTTACTTGACTTATTTTTTAAAATTTGCTAAAATAGTCCTATGAATAAATTATTATCAATCGGTCAAGCTAGTAAAGCTCTTGGTGTTACTATCCAAACTCTTAGAAATTGGGATAAAAAAGGCTTATTAAAACCTGATGATATGACTAAGGGTGGAGAGCGTAGGTATAAGCTAGAAACATTAAAAGCTATAAATAAAAACCTAGTTTTTAATAAAGATAGCTTAAAAACTATTGCTTATGCTCGTGTTTCTAGCCACGACCAAAAAGATGATTTAATAAGGCAAGTTCAAGTCTTAGAGCTATATTGTTCTAAACAAGGCTTTAATTATGAAGTTATACAAGATTTAGGCTCTGGTATGAATTATTATAAAAAAGGCTTAACTAAATTGCTAAATCAAATTCTAGATGGCAAAGTAAAAAGATTAGTTTTAACTCACAAAGACAGACTTTTACGCTTTGGTGCTGAGCTAGTATTTGCTATATGTGAAGCCAAAGAAGTAGAAGTAATAATAATAAATAAAGGCGAAGAAAGCGTAAAATTTGAAGAAGAATTAGCCAAAGATGTGTTGGAAATAATCACAGTATTTTCAGCTAGACTTTATGGCTCACGCTCAAAGAAAAATAAAAAACTTTTAGATGAAATGCAAGAAGTGGTGGTAGAAAATGTCAGCAAATAATAATGAGCTTATTAGCATTTCTCATAAGATAGAGTTAAAGCCAAATAATAAAGCTAAAACTCATTTTAAAAAAGCCTTTGGTTGTGCTAGACTTGCTTATAATTGGGGACTTGCAAAATGGCAAGAATACTACAAGCAAGGCATTAAAGTAACACATTTAGATTTAAAAAAGGAATTTAATGCCATTAAAAAAGAACAATTCCCCTTTGTGTATGAAGTAAGTAAATATGCTACGCAACAGCCTTTTTTAAATCTAAATCTAGCATTTCAAAAATTTTTTAGAGATTTAAAACAAGGTAAAGTAAGCTATCCAAAATTTAAGAAAAAGAAAGATAATTTCGGCTCTTATTACATAGGTGGAGACCAAGCAATAATCAAAGATGAAAAATATCTAAAAGTGCCAAATTTAGGACTTGTAAAAATGAAAGAGAAATTGAGATTTAATGGTAAAATCAATTCTTTTACTATTTCTCAAAGTGCTGATAAATTCTTTGTTTCTTTTAGTATGCAAATTAGTAAAGATGAGTATCTAAAAACTCATAATAAAGCTAAAAATAATAATCTAGCACTTAGCATAGATGTAGGCTTAAAATCGTTTTTAAGTTTATCTAATGGCTTAGAGATAAAAGCACCTAAACCATTAGCTAAGTTTAATCGTTTAATGATAAAAAGAGCTAGACAGCTAAGCAAAAAGCAACACGCAAAAACCAAGCAAGAAGCATTACAAGGCATTAAAAAATCTAGCAATTATCTAAAAGCAAGTATTAAGCTAAATAAATTGCATCGTAAAATAGCAAATATAAGAAGTGATTTTTTACACAAGCTTACTTCTAGCTTGGTAGCAAATGCTAAATATTTTTGCTTAGAGGATTTAAATGTAAAAGGGATGATGAGTAATCATAGACTTGCTAAATCTATAAGCGATGTAAGTTTTTATGAGTTTAAAAGGCAACTAGAATATAAATCTAGCTACAACGATAAAGAAATCTATCAAGTAGATAGATTTTATCCTAGTTCTAAATTATGCTCTAATTGTGGAACTATAAAAGAAAATTTAGCTCTAAAAGATAGAGTTTATATTTGCGATGAATGTGGAATTAGCATTGATAGAGACTACAATGCTAGTCTTAATTTGCTTTCACAATTAAAGCAAAAAATAGGCAAAGTTCTTGCCGAATTTACGCCTGCGGACTTGACAGCTCTGCTAGATGATTTAGCAATAAATCAAATAGCAACTAGCAAGGTTGAAACAGGAATACAACAAAAATCCTATTTATAGAGTTTTATATCTTTTTATAGGATTTTATAGGTTTGTAAGAACGGTGTAAAAAGTCAAAATTTAATATTAGACCAAGAGTATGGCCCAGATGATTTAGTCAAAATCAAAAAACTAAGCGTTAATAGCTTTATTTATGAAGTATTTGATAAAAATGGAAAAAAATTATCAAATATAAACAAAGAAATCAAATTAGATTAAAAGGAGAGAATATGATAATACCTCAAATACCTTTAGATACTGTTATTAGTGTATTTAACACTATTGTCAATCTTGCTGGTAAAGTTGGTGGAGATATAATAGAAATAGCAAAAAAAATAGCTCCGTATGTTGAAAAAATAGCTCTTGTGATACAAACAATCTCCACGCTTATAGGGATAATCAAGCCTGAGGATAAAACCGAAGACATTGGTCAAGCTATGAGAGAAAGTAGCAAAAAACCAGAAGATTTCGATAGCATAAACGACTACATTGAGCACTTGCGAGATGAGATAAAATCTGGCAACATTGATACAAATAAGCCAAAAACAGATAATGAAAAAATAGCTGACATGGCTCTTGGGGTAGCTATTGCGATAAAAGCTATAGATGAAAAGTATGCTCTAACTACAAATAGTGATTTTTGGGCTCTAGTAGGACTAAAAACAAAAAGCGATGATATAAACGCAGATGAAGTCCAAGCTCTACTAGAAAGCTCAAAAGAAAGTGGTATAGATACAAAAAATATAGCAAACTATATCAAAGGAGATAAAGTAGAAAGTGGTGTAAAAGCTAGTGATGTATCTGAGCTAATAGAAAATAGCTTAGAAAAAGCAAATCCAAATATGAGCGATGAAGAGATCGCAAGTAGATTTAATAAATTATTAGAAAAATAAGGAGAAAATATGGGATTATTTAGTGCGATTGGTGGTGCTCTTAGTAGTTTTTGTTCAGCGGTTGGGTCTATTTGTTCGACTGTGGGTGGCGCTATTGCTGCTGGTATTGGGGCGTTAGCAACTGCTATAGCTCCGTATCTAGGTCCAGTGGCAACTATCGTGTCAGCCATAGCTAATATACTTGGAATCTTTAAAGAAAATGAAAGGCCAGAAGATTTAGGACAAGCTATGGAGCAAATGGATAAAAAGCCAGAGGATTTTGATAGTATAAATGAGTATATAGACTATCTAAGAGAGGGCATAAGATCTGGTGAAGTCAAGCTAAATGACAATTTAAGCGATATACAAAAAGCCGCTTACACCGCCACTGGTGCTGCGCTTGGTATAAAAGCCATAGATGAAAAATACCAACTTCAAACTAGCGACGAATTTTGGGGCCAAATGGGAAAAAAATTCGAAGAAGGCAAGATAACCCCAATTGAGATAACTAAAATACTAGAAACCTCATCAAAAAATAGTGTAAGCGCTGAAAATGTAACCAACTACATAAATGGCGATAAGATGACAGATGGACAAAAAGCATCTGGTGTTTCTGATGCCATAGAAGGTGGTCTAAAAGCAGCAAATCCAAATATGAGCGATGAAGAGATCACAAGTAGATTTAATAAATTAATAGAATAATAGGGGGAAAATATGGGGTTTTGGGATTCGATTGGTGGTAGTATTACTCCGGGTGGTGGTTTGTGTGGTGCTATTGGTGCTGTTTGTTCGGCGGTAGGTTCGTCATCTAGCGTCCCGTCCGAACCAGATTTAGATTTGGACGAGATAAGACGACAAATGGATGCAATGATAGAAAAACAGAATAAAAAGATGAAAAACTTATCGCTAAATGATAAATATAAATTAGATGATAGCAAAGAGTTTTTTGCCAAACTAGGCAAGGAGAAAAGATGAAAAGAGTGAATTTGTTTTTTATACAAAATAATGAAATAGCTGTCTTGCGCTTAAAAAATATAAATAAAAGCGAACAACAGCTTGAATTTCTCAAAAAAGAAGGTGAAAAATTCCAAGCTATAAATTCTGATTTTTGGGCTTGGTGGGAAGAGAAGGTTGGGTTTTCAAATGGTGATGAGATGGACTTTTGCTTTGTATGGGATGAGAAAAATGATCTAATTATGCAAAATGAGAGATTTTGCAATGATCTAGAATCTGATATTTGGAATGAAGAAACCCTTGATTTGCTTTTGGGGCTTTTTGATATTAAAGGCAAGATAAGCTCTCCAAATGGTAATTCTATCGGTTTTGAGCAGTATGAAAAAGAGTTTTACACTAACTTAATACTAAAAAACCAATTACCACCAAAAAGTAGAGCCAACAACTCTAGCAAAAAACAATTCAATCAAGGCACAATAGCCCCAACTATCCAAGATGAAACACCGATGCAAAAATATTTCCGTGAAATGCGTGAGAGAGAAGATAGACAAAGGAGAAAATAATGAGCGAAATCAAAAGTTTTTTAGAAAAATTTAATAACTACTATCTAAACGCCAACAAACATAAGGTAGAAAAAACCGCCGAACTAGATACTAGCGATGTAGTATTATACAAGATAAATAGCGTAACATACAAAAAAGACTCACCAAGGAGAGAGGCCTTAGAAAATGTACTTAGCTCTCTTAGAATAGAGGGGATAAATTTTATCTATTTGATTTTAGGCAATAGCGAAGGGGTGGAGTTTTACTATGGTCTTTCAAGAGATTATTCTTATACCAACGAGCTAGAAATCGACATAGATGAAATAGGAAAATATATACTAGAACCTAGCATAAAAGGAAATTTCCGTGGTAGCGAAATCCAAAAAATCGAAGAGAATACAAAAAGAAAAATTTTAGAAAGAATAGGCTCTAACAAATATTACAGCATAGTAGAGGGCGTCCCTGGGGTCTTAGAAAAAGATGATGAGTTTCAAGGGGTTGATAGATTAGCTGATGTTATGAGTAATAGCCCAGAATACGGCTTTATGATTATTTCATCCTTAGTTAGTGATGCTGAGCTAGAAATAGTCAAAAAAAATATCTTTAATATATATGCGACCCTAGCAGAAATAGGCAAAGAGAGCAGACAAGTATCTAATGGGACAAATACCAGCACAAATGAGAGTAAAAGCGAAGGCCAATCAGAGACAAAAGGCACTAGCGATAGCCATAGCCAAACAGACAGCACCGGCACAAATGAGAGCAAAAGCGAAGGTCAATCAGAAACAAAAGGTACTTCAAAAGGCGCCAATAAGAGCGAAAGCAGAACAGAAACTACTACCAACAATGAAGGTACAAATGAAGGAACAAACAAAAGTATTACCCTCCAAACAGGCACAAGCAAAGGAAGCGGCTCATCTAGTAGCTCATCTAGCACAAACAAAAGCTCTAGTGAAGGCACCGTGACAACTAGCGCAACGACAAAAGGCAGCAGTAAAAGCCAAGCAATAGCACAAACTACTGGCTCAAACCAAAGCACTAATGAGAGCACCTCCACAAACACCAATACCACCACAGGTAGCAATACGAGCAAATCGATAGCCAAAACTACTAGCACCAATGAGAGCACCTCCACAAACACCAATACCACCACAGGGACTAGCGAAGGGACATCCTACTCACAATCAGTCACCACAGAAATAGTAGATAAACAAGCACAAGATTGGATCAAATACATTGATGATATGCTTTTGGCTAGGTTGGATTATGGTAGTGCTAAGGGGATGTTTAGAAGCGGTATGTTTTGCTTTTCAAATTCCAAAGCCATACTAAAAAAGCTAGAAAATACAGTAATGTCGCTATTTAGTGGTGAAACTGGCAATAAAATACCTTTAAGATCGTTTTTGATAAAAGATGATTTACAGCTAGAATCTTTAAAAAATTTACAACTACCAAAAATCCATTCAGATGTAGATACAGAGCTAAAATCACTACTATCTCAAAGCGATTATGGTATGGGAAATTTAATTAGCTCAAAAGAGCTAAGTCTAATAGCTGGATTACCAAAAAAAGATATTATGGGACTAGAATTAAAAGAAGAAGTGGAATTTGGTCTAAACTTCGAAACATTCGATAACCCATTAGAACTGGGCTATCTACTCCAAAGTAGAAACAAAACAAACAAAATCGTAAGCATAGACAAAAAATCCCTTGATAAACACATTTTTATCACAGGCGTAACTGGTAGCGGGAAAACTACAACTTGTTTGAATATTTTAGAAAATTCAAATTTGCCTTTTTTGGTTATTGAGCCTGCCAAAACAGAATATAGAATTTTAAAAGAGAAATATCCTGATTTACTAATCTTCACTCTTGGCAATGATAGCTTAGCCCCATTTAGGCTAAATCCTTTTGAATTCTTCCCACATGAGAGTATAACCTCTAGGGTCGATATGATAAAGGCTAGTATAGAAGCAGCCTTTGATATGGAAGCCGCAATCCCACAAATCATAGAAAGTGCAATATATGAATGCTACGAAAATAAAGGCTGGAATATCGGCACAAACAAAAATGAATATTATGGCGATAAAGCATTTGATGATGGTGTTTATGCCTTTCCTACACTTGATGATTTGCTTGTCCAAGTAGAAAATGTGGTTAAAAAACAAGGCTTTGATGAAAGACTTAAAAATGATTATCTTGGCTCAATTAGAGCTAGATTAAAAGGGCTTATCGTAGGGTCTAAGGGCTTTATGCTAAATACCAAGCGTTCAATAAACTTCAAGCAACTGCTTAATCAAAGAGTCGTTTTTGAGCTAGAAGAGATCAGAAATGGTAGCGAA is part of the Campylobacter lanienae NCTC 13004 genome and harbors:
- a CDS encoding IS607-like element ISChh1 family transposase, with translation MNKLLSIGQASKALGVTIQTLRNWDKKGLLKPDDMTKGGERRYKLETLKAINKNLVFNKDSLKTIAYARVSSHDQKDDLIRQVQVLELYCSKQGFNYEVIQDLGSGMNYYKKGLTKLLNQILDGKVKRLVLTHKDRLLRFGAELVFAICEAKEVEVIIINKGEESVKFEEELAKDVLEIITVFSARLYGSRSKKNKKLLDEMQEVVVENVSK
- a CDS encoding RNA-guided endonuclease InsQ/TnpB family protein yields the protein MSANNNELISISHKIELKPNNKAKTHFKKAFGCARLAYNWGLAKWQEYYKQGIKVTHLDLKKEFNAIKKEQFPFVYEVSKYATQQPFLNLNLAFQKFFRDLKQGKVSYPKFKKKKDNFGSYYIGGDQAIIKDEKYLKVPNLGLVKMKEKLRFNGKINSFTISQSADKFFVSFSMQISKDEYLKTHNKAKNNNLALSIDVGLKSFLSLSNGLEIKAPKPLAKFNRLMIKRARQLSKKQHAKTKQEALQGIKKSSNYLKASIKLNKLHRKIANIRSDFLHKLTSSLVANAKYFCLEDLNVKGMMSNHRLAKSISDVSFYEFKRQLEYKSSYNDKEIYQVDRFYPSSKLCSNCGTIKENLALKDRVYICDECGISIDRDYNASLNLLSQLKQKIGKVLAEFTPADLTALLDDLAINQIATSKVETGIQQKSYL
- a CDS encoding ATP-binding protein; this encodes MSEIKSFLEKFNNYYLNANKHKVEKTAELDTSDVVLYKINSVTYKKDSPRREALENVLSSLRIEGINFIYLILGNSEGVEFYYGLSRDYSYTNELEIDIDEIGKYILEPSIKGNFRGSEIQKIEENTKRKILERIGSNKYYSIVEGVPGVLEKDDEFQGVDRLADVMSNSPEYGFMIISSLVSDAELEIVKKNIFNIYATLAEIGKESRQVSNGTNTSTNESKSEGQSETKGTSDSHSQTDSTGTNESKSEGQSETKGTSKGANKSESRTETTTNNEGTNEGTNKSITLQTGTSKGSGSSSSSSSTNKSSSEGTVTTSATTKGSSKSQAIAQTTGSNQSTNESTSTNTNTTTGSNTSKSIAKTTSTNESTSTNTNTTTGTSEGTSYSQSVTTEIVDKQAQDWIKYIDDMLLARLDYGSAKGMFRSGMFCFSNSKAILKKLENTVMSLFSGETGNKIPLRSFLIKDDLQLESLKNLQLPKIHSDVDTELKSLLSQSDYGMGNLISSKELSLIAGLPKKDIMGLELKEEVEFGLNFETFDNPLELGYLLQSRNKTNKIVSIDKKSLDKHIFITGVTGSGKTTTCLNILENSNLPFLVIEPAKTEYRILKEKYPDLLIFTLGNDSLAPFRLNPFEFFPHESITSRVDMIKASIEAAFDMEAAIPQIIESAIYECYENKGWNIGTNKNEYYGDKAFDDGVYAFPTLDDLLVQVENVVKKQGFDERLKNDYLGSIRARLKGLIVGSKGFMLNTKRSINFKQLLNQRVVFELEEIRNGSEKSLIMGFILTHLLEAIKSNFEERNEHKLNHIILIEEAHRLLSKYEPGDSMNKKQGVEVFTDMLAEIRKYGECLMIADQIPNKLAPEVLKNTNTKIVHRIFAADDKKAIGNTMALEDEQSDFLSKLRVGEAIVFSGGFNKSVSVKINQSSKTTDKILDKELIKQSALEFYTQNAKSGILIGSDIIQNPTKDDMLKLFELQKEGVKDLVKQIRQDGTKITTSQKELRKFIDNGVSIDILVRIFMVENSILAQYTDEIKEYLDKYLNNSFLAKDTKKFGDIFRDA